In a single window of the Coffea eugenioides isolate CCC68of chromosome 3, Ceug_1.0, whole genome shotgun sequence genome:
- the LOC113766239 gene encoding probable disease resistance protein At4g27220, protein MDAIITIFARIGYYLTTPVGNRLSYLYDYRKIVKNLQEQVEELNDMRMDVEQSINEAKRNGKVIKVTVSKWSGAVESTIAETDSLIHKVNLDKRCLRGCFPDWIARYQLSKEAIEKTAIVMELQELQPREDIYITLPPLNIEILPEHLTPAENWAELVTLGASTSTTNEKSRAEDVISGASISTLNQKNRSEDVNFGASTSILIEVSGAGDVTSGASTSTLKQKSRAEGVTSIASTSVMNEKSRAKDATSGASASVTSVKRKAEAVTFGASKPTVNENVVLQKKTVSEIIAQRRGLVNQIISHQREAVDQIFDALQDDNCAIIGMYGMGGIGKTTLAKEIGRMAETSGLFNKVIFAVVSRNIDVRKIQGRIGDMLGLYFQEESEMGRAGRLFERLTTQERILLILDDVWNFVNFKEIGIPVNFEGKGCKILITTRQRNLCSTMGLRKTKEIPLRLLSDDESWNLFKTNAGSLADTFSPQQDDVAMKVARECCGLPLALVTVGRALRNKDLELWKAALQQLKKSKPLNINCNEEKDIFSCLKLSYDQLQSEDAKECFLLCCLFPEDHDIKIEDIARYGLGKGMFTDVDTMEEARRETRWIIRNLTDCCLLLDSSTEDSVRMHDMVRDFAISIASTREHGFVIKPGLGLKEWPNQETLERNAVIISLMTNHIQSLPERLICPKLEILLLGENEVFEIIPEGFFLGMPTLRVLDLSEKIGARSLNHYFEPDKWTSMLSSSFKLPSSFEALVNLRTLHLNHCKLDDVAVLGKLKRLEVLSFYGCDIEELPKEIGELVNLRLLDLNFCQKLKTVPATLLSRLCQLEELYMWESFHQWAIQGMVEDTSKACLSEITSLSHLTTLCIQVSNPESVPRKLHIPNVQKFEIVIGKGYDSVTCYPNSRSLSLREIKTSIPEGVKDILQNTEDLRLFCLYDEMIRNILDVDLGTLNNLRYLKVVACMETSFLLSMNQSANDAPAILAALESLHLQLMNELFVICPKLLPVGSLHKLKFLKLQSCKRMWVAITATLLQRLLSLEEVEATWCKQMSSVFDLGNISSENQQFLLSNLRIIRLHGLESLRTIWKGGVKPLPPSVRLVKLTVVELSSCGSLKVIFPYSIAQNLLQLEVLKINWCTKLESIVEKRPEVSVDQYQLACFPNLRIIEVSECSRLRKLFSVAEARYLQQLKEINISSCKDIVELISHDEEGEEDTEDKRISLPELYSMKIKDMSNINRLCAMSFSVDLPSLEQVVLEKCPNMEEFNSDPQKYGVGHAPKLKERETNLEDKHQELELLLKHSEYLEATQNTEHPNPYIRCYSFIYIVHVVYVELWITTECDRLQVVPGEIVVIPLGFHFVVDLPDGSSHGYVAEIFGTHFQLLDLGCPMVLRLQGIFLLQWPDIDTESSVLNIG, encoded by the coding sequence ATGGATGCTATTATTACCATATTCGCAAGGATTGGATATTATCTGACAACTCCAGTCGGAAATCGACTGAGCTATCTCTATGATTATCGTAAGATTGTAAAGAACCTGCAAGAGCAAGTTGAGGAGTTGAATGACATGAGAATGGATGTAGAGCAGTCTATCAATGAAGCCAAAAGAAATGGCAAAGTTATCAAGGTTACTGTCAGCAAATGGTCGGGAGCTGTTGAGAGCACCATAGCTGAAACAGATTCGTTAATTCACAAAGTTAATTTGGACAAGAGATGTCTGAGAGGCTGCTTTCCTGACTGGATTGCGCGTTATCAGTTGAGCAAGGAGGCAATCGAAAAAACAGCGATTGTAATGGAACTTCAAGAATTGCAGCCCAGAGAAGATATATACATCACATTGCCCCCCCTGAATATTGAAATCCTTCCAGAGCACTTAACACCAGCTGAAAACTGGGCTGAGCTTGTCACTTTAGGAGCAAGCACATCAACCACGAATGAGAAAAGCAGAGCTGAAGATGTTATTTCAGGAGCAAGCATATCAACTCTTAATCAGAAAAACAGGTCTGAAGATGTCAATTTTGGAGCAAGCACATCAATTCTGATTGAGGTTAGCGGGGCTGGAGATGTTACTTCGGGAGCAAGCACATCAACTCTGAAGCAGAAAAGCAGGGCTGAAGGTGTCACTTCAATAGCCAGCACATCAGttatgaatgagaaaagcaggGCTAAAGATGCCACTTCAGGAGCAAGTGCATCAGTAACCAGTGTGAAAAGAAAAGCTGAAGCTGTCACTTTCGGAGCAAGTAAACCAACTGTAAATGAGAACGTTGTCCTGCAAAAGAAAACAGTTAGTGAGATCATTGCTCAGCGGAGAGGATTGGTAAATCAGATTATTTCCCACCAAAGAGAAGCTGTGGATCAGATCTTTGATGCATTGCAGGATGACAACTGTGCAATCATAGGAATGTACGGGATGGGGGGCATAGGTAAGACGACTCTGGCAAAGGAAATTGGTAGGATGGCTGAAACTAGTGGCCTTTTCAATAAGGTGATTTTTGCTGTTGTTTCGCGAAATATAGATGTGAGAAAAATTCAAGGTCGAATTGGGGATATGTTAGGTCTATATTTCCAGGAGGAGAGTGAAATGGGAAGAGCTGGTCGGCTTTTTGAAAGGCTAACTACCCAGGAAAGAATCCTGCTTATATTGGATGATGTTTGGAATTTTGTTAATTTCAAAGAAATTGGAATTCCTGTCAATTTTGAGGGCAAGGGTTGTAAGATTCTGATTACTACTCGTCAAAGAAATCTATGCAGCACTATGGGGCttagaaaaacaaaggaaattcCATTGAGACTCTTGTCAGATGATGAATCCTGGAACCTGTTTAAAACTAACGCAGGGTCATTGGCTGATACATTTTCTCCCCAACAAGATGATGTCGCCATGAAGGTTGCTAGAGAATGTTGTGGGCTCCCATTGGCACTTGTAACGGTTGGGAGAGCACTGAGAAACAAAGATCTGGAGCTTTGGAAAGCTGCACTTCAGCAACTAAAGAAGTCCAAACCATTGAACATCAActgcaatgaagaaaaagacATTTTCTCATGCCTAAAGTTGAGCTACGATCAGCTGCAAAGTGAGGACGCTAAAGAATGTTTTCTATTGTGTTGCTTGTTTCCTGAGGATCATGATATAAAAATTGAAGACATAGCCAGATATGGACTGGGAAAAGGAATGTTTACAGATGTAGACACAATGGAGGAAGCAAGAAGAGAAACACGATGGATAATCAGAAACCTTACTGACTGTTGCTTGCTTCTGGACAGCAGTACGGAAGATTCTGTAAGAATGCATGATATGGTTCGTGACTTTGCCATATCAATTGCATCTACAAGGGAACATGGTTTCGTCATAAAACCAGGTCTTGGCTTGAAGGAGTGGCCAAATCAGGAGACTCTTGAACGCAATGCAGTAATCATTTCTCTGATGACTAATCATATTCAGTCACTTCCTGAGCGCCTAATTTGTCCCAAGCTCGAAATTTTGTTGTTGGGGGAAAATGAGGTTTTTGAGATAATACCAGAGGGATTCTTTCTAGGGATGCCAACGCTCAGGGTGCTGGATTTAAGTGAAAAAATTGGTGCTCGCTCTCTAAATCACTATTTTGAACCAGACAAATGGACCTCAATGCTGTCCAGTTCCTTCAAACTTCCCTCCTCGTTTGAAGCCTTGGTGAACCTTCGGACTTTGCATTTAAATCACTGCAAGTTGGATGATGTAGCAGTCCTTGGAAAATTAAAAAGACTTGAGGTTCTAAGCTTCTATGGATGTGATATTGAAGAATTACCaaaggagattggagaattagTCAACCTGAGGTTGTTAGACCTCAACTTCTGCCAAAAGCTCAAGACTGTTCCGGCAACCCTGTTATCGCGTTTGTGTCAATTAGAAGAACTCTACATGTGGGAGAGTTTTCATCAGTGGGCGATTCAAGGGATGGTTGAAGACACAAGTAAAGCATGTCTTTCAGAAATAACATCCTTGTCCCACTTGACTACTTTATGTATTCAAGTATCCAATCCTGAATCGGTTCCCAGAAAATTGCATATACCTAACGTACAAAAATTTGAGATAGTTATTGGTAAAGGGTATGATTCAGTGACATGTTACCCAAACTCAAGAAGCCTGTCACTCCGAGAAATTAAGACTTCAATACCTGAAGGAGTGAAGGACATACTTCAGAACACAGAAGATTTGAGACTTTTCTGCTTGTATGATGAAATGATAAGGAATATTTTAGATGTTGATCTGGGGACCTTAAACAACTTAAGATATCTTAAGGTCGTTGCTTGTATGGAAACCTCGTTTTTGTTATCCATGAACCAATCTGCAAATGATGCCCCTGCAATCTTGGCAGCTTTGGAAAGTTTACATCTTCAACTTATGAACGAATTGTTCGTTATATGTCCAAAATTACTTCCAGTTGGTTCGCTGCACaagttaaagtttttaaaacttCAAAGTTGCAAGCGGATGTGGGTAGCAATCACTGCCACATTACTCCAGAGGCTACTGAGTTTGGAAGAAGTTGAAGCAACATGGTGCAAGCAAATGTCGAGTGTATTTGACCTTGGCAACATTAGTTCTGAGAATCAACAGTTCCTTCTGTCTAATCTTAGaattataaggttacacggTCTGGAGAGTTTGAGAACCATATGGAAAGGAGGGGTAAAACCACTTCCTCCTTCGGTGCGCCTTGTAAAACTAACAGTGGTTGAGCTCAGCAGCTGCGGGAGCCTAAAAGTTATCTTTCCATATTCCATTGCTCAAAATCTACTGCAACTGGAAGTTCTTAAGATAAACTGGTGCACCAAGTTAGAAAGCATTGTCGAGAAGAGGCCAGAAGTATCAGTTGATCAATATCAGCTTGCTTGTTTTCCAAACCTTAGGATTATTGAGGTGAGTGAATGCTCAAGACTGAGAAAGCTGTTTTCAGTTGCTGAGGCTCGATATCTTCAACAGCTCAAAGAAATAAACATTAGCAGCTGTAAGGATATAGTTGAACTAATAAGCCATGATgaggaaggagaagaagacACTGAAGACAAAAGAATTTCACTGCCGGAACTATACAGCATGAAGATCAAAGACATGTCTAACATAAATAGACTCTGTGCAATGTCTTTTTCTGTTGATCTACCATCCCTGGAACAAGTGGTTTTAGAGAAGTGTCCTAACATGGAAGAGTTCAATTCTGACCCCCAAAAATATGGTGTGGGACATGCACCAAAACTGAAG